Proteins encoded within one genomic window of Bombus terrestris chromosome 11, iyBomTerr1.2, whole genome shotgun sequence:
- the LOC100651229 gene encoding uncharacterized protein LOC100651229 isoform X3, translating to MERLSRVACYFRWMRNAIPHDASEAEDEHKTVENERYRNVGCNFEGSRRLCGILESILLWENSMNSISVLIIFNILFWGIIVLEIRGLAAASSAALIIILCYSTLEAQVQKENKALDTAASYAKAEQIEKIGKIIKSAIHWLKQLRKEQPGVFCTAVCFLSLGLWIIGRTINCILLTYTICMSILLGPPLLLKLPSKMVVQKEWDSEIEEFLPAVTEDNLQVLTRAGESGDQSPTPTSVLSDAQNGLKMPSHEDGSTDGVEVSELDLSAEETDVDGIKFQSGHFEKGSSSEEEAELEPISSKLVIHSDESGSEFEIIDGQDIDDLDVA from the exons ATGGAACGGCTTTCGAGAGTGGCATGTTATTTTCGATGGATGAGGAACGCAATACCTCATGATGCAAGTGAAGCGGAGGACGAACATAAAACTGTCGAGAATGAACGGTATCGGAATGTCGGGTGCAATTTCGAAGGCTCTAGGCGGCTTTGTGGCATTTTGGAGAGTATCCTTCTTTGGGAGAACTCTATGAACAGTATATCCGTCCTCATCATATTCAATATACTGTTTTG ggGCATTATTGTATTAGAAATTCGTGGTCTTGCTGCAGCTAGCAGTGCTGCACTGATCATTATACTCTGTTATAGTACCTTGGAAGCTCAAGTTCAGAAGGAAAATAAAGCATTGGACACAGCTGC TTCCTATGCAAAAGCAGAGCAAAttgaaaaaataggaaaaataataaaatctgcAATTCATTGGTTGAAACAGTTAAGGAAAGAGCAACCAGGAGTG TTTTGTACTGCAGTATGCTTTCTTTCTTTGGGCCTATGGATTATTGGTCGTACTATAAATTGTATACTTCTTACATATACAATATGCATGAGCATTTTACTTGGACCTCCGTTGCTGTTGAAGTTACCTAGCAAAATGGTAGTACAAAAAG agTGGGATAGTGAAATAGAAGAATTTTTACCAGCAGTAACTGAAGACAATCTTCAAGTTCTTACAAGAGCTGGAGAATCAGGGGATCAATCTCCAACACCGACAAGTGTATTGTCTGATGCTCAAAATG GTCTTAAGATGCCATCACATGAAGATGGAAGTACTGATGGTGTAGAAGTTTCTGAATTAGACCTTAGTGCTGAAGAAACTGATGTGGATGGTATTAAATTTCAAAGTGGCCATTTTGAGAAAGGATCATCTTCTGAAGAAGAAGCAGAACTTGAACCAATATCAAGTAAACTAGTTATTCATAGTGATGAAAGTGgtagcgaatttgaaataattgaTGGTCAAGATATTGATGATTTAGACGTTGCATGA
- the LOC100651229 gene encoding uncharacterized protein LOC100651229 isoform X2: protein MERLSRVACYFRWMRNAIPHDASEAEDEHKTVENERYRNVGCNFEGSRRLCGILESILLWENSMNSISVLIIFNILFWGIIVLEIRGLAAASSAALIIILCYSTLEAQVQKENKALDTAASYAKAEQIEKIGKIIKSAIHWLKQLRKEQPGVFCTAVCFLSLGLWIIGRTINCILLTYTICMSILLGPPLLLKLPSKMVVQKEWDSEIEEFLPAVTEDNLQVLTRAGESGDQSPTPTSVLSDAQNDLLGLKMPSHEDGSTDGVEVSELDLSAEETDVDGIKFQSGHFEKGSSSEEEAELEPISSKLVIHSDESGSEFEIIDGQDIDDLDVA, encoded by the exons ATGGAACGGCTTTCGAGAGTGGCATGTTATTTTCGATGGATGAGGAACGCAATACCTCATGATGCAAGTGAAGCGGAGGACGAACATAAAACTGTCGAGAATGAACGGTATCGGAATGTCGGGTGCAATTTCGAAGGCTCTAGGCGGCTTTGTGGCATTTTGGAGAGTATCCTTCTTTGGGAGAACTCTATGAACAGTATATCCGTCCTCATCATATTCAATATACTGTTTTG ggGCATTATTGTATTAGAAATTCGTGGTCTTGCTGCAGCTAGCAGTGCTGCACTGATCATTATACTCTGTTATAGTACCTTGGAAGCTCAAGTTCAGAAGGAAAATAAAGCATTGGACACAGCTGC TTCCTATGCAAAAGCAGAGCAAAttgaaaaaataggaaaaataataaaatctgcAATTCATTGGTTGAAACAGTTAAGGAAAGAGCAACCAGGAGTG TTTTGTACTGCAGTATGCTTTCTTTCTTTGGGCCTATGGATTATTGGTCGTACTATAAATTGTATACTTCTTACATATACAATATGCATGAGCATTTTACTTGGACCTCCGTTGCTGTTGAAGTTACCTAGCAAAATGGTAGTACAAAAAG agTGGGATAGTGAAATAGAAGAATTTTTACCAGCAGTAACTGAAGACAATCTTCAAGTTCTTACAAGAGCTGGAGAATCAGGGGATCAATCTCCAACACCGACAAGTGTATTGTCTGATGCTCAAAATG ATCTTCTAGGTCTTAAGATGCCATCACATGAAGATGGAAGTACTGATGGTGTAGAAGTTTCTGAATTAGACCTTAGTGCTGAAGAAACTGATGTGGATGGTATTAAATTTCAAAGTGGCCATTTTGAGAAAGGATCATCTTCTGAAGAAGAAGCAGAACTTGAACCAATATCAAGTAAACTAGTTATTCATAGTGATGAAAGTGgtagcgaatttgaaataattgaTGGTCAAGATATTGATGATTTAGACGTTGCATGA
- the LOC100647513 gene encoding tRNA methyltransferase 10 homolog A isoform X1 produces MENEKDTNNIGNDTQYAKICEQKTCFNTDKKLSELHPNLSKHQLKKVKKREKWLTRKVERRLREREKTRQKRAFARANNIDLGPSRKALKKSTMADSSCKIGITVDLSFDDLMIDKDIAKLTKQILRCYTLNRRAIAPMQFSLTSFNGKSKADMQKHNGYEHWDVKFHAEPYLDVYPKEKIIYLTSESENIITQLECDYVYVIGGLVDHNSHKGLCHKLAIQAGITHGRLPLDKFLSMKARKVLTVDHVFEILLRVSEGKTWQEAFLQVLPERKNAQLIVPLENNKDTLHIYNDKEDIFQQNNEIESNVKINEFENMNNVCT; encoded by the exons ATGGAGAATGAGAAGGATACAAATAACATTGGAAATGATACACAATATGCAAAAATTTGTGAACAGAAAACATGTTTCAATACAGATAAAAAGTTATCAGAATTACATCCAAATTTGAGTAAACATCAGCtgaagaaagtaaaaaaaagggaaaaatggtTGACACGAAAGGTTGAACGAAg atTACGTGAGCGAGAAAAAACAAGACAGAAACGAGCATTCGCTCGTGCAAATAATATAGATCTTGGACCATCCAGGAAAGCTTTAAAGAAAAGTACAATGGCAGATAGCAGTTGTAAAATTGGGATAACAGTCGATTTGTCTTTCGATGATTTAATGATTGATAAGGATATTGCAAAGTTAACTAAACAAATACTAAGGTGTTATACTTTGAATAGACGAGCTATTGCACCAATGCAATTTTCTCTTACTAGTTTTAATGGGAAGTCAAAAGCTGATATGCAAAAGCACAATGGATACGAACATTGGGAT gTAAAATTTCATGCAGAACCTTATTTGGATGTTTATCCAAaggaaaaaattatatatcttaCTAGTGAATCAGAAAATATTATTACTCAGTTAGAATGTGATTATGTGTACGTTATAGGTGGTCTTGTTGATCATAATAGTCATAAG GGTCTCTGTCATAAATTAGCTATACAAGCTGGTATAACACATGGCAGATTACCTCTAGATAAATTCTTAAGTATGAAAGCAAGGAAAGTTTTGACTGTTGATCATG TGTTTGAAATTTTACTTAGAGTCAGTGAAGGAAAAACATGGCAGGAAGCATTTCTACAAGTTTTGCCAGAAAGAAAAAATGCACAATTAATTGTACCATTAGAAAACAATAAAGAtacattacatatttataatgaCAAGGAAGACATTTTTCAGcaaaataatgaaatagaatcaaatgttaaaattaatgaatttgAAAACATGAATAATGTGTGTACATAA
- the LOC100651229 gene encoding uncharacterized protein LOC100651229 isoform X1 translates to MERLSRVACYFRWMRNAIPHDASEAEDEHKTVENERYRNVGCNFEGSRRLCGILESILLWENSMNSISVLIIFNILFWGIIVLEIRGLAAASSAALIIILCYSTLEAQVQKENKALDTAASYAKAEQIEKIGKIIKSAIHWLKQLRKEQPGVFCTAVCFLSLGLWIIGRTINCILLTYTICMSILLGPPLLLKLPSKMVVQKEWDSEIEEFLPAVTEDNLQVLTRAGESGDQSPTPTSVLSDAQNEFLIDEDLLGLKMPSHEDGSTDGVEVSELDLSAEETDVDGIKFQSGHFEKGSSSEEEAELEPISSKLVIHSDESGSEFEIIDGQDIDDLDVA, encoded by the exons ATGGAACGGCTTTCGAGAGTGGCATGTTATTTTCGATGGATGAGGAACGCAATACCTCATGATGCAAGTGAAGCGGAGGACGAACATAAAACTGTCGAGAATGAACGGTATCGGAATGTCGGGTGCAATTTCGAAGGCTCTAGGCGGCTTTGTGGCATTTTGGAGAGTATCCTTCTTTGGGAGAACTCTATGAACAGTATATCCGTCCTCATCATATTCAATATACTGTTTTG ggGCATTATTGTATTAGAAATTCGTGGTCTTGCTGCAGCTAGCAGTGCTGCACTGATCATTATACTCTGTTATAGTACCTTGGAAGCTCAAGTTCAGAAGGAAAATAAAGCATTGGACACAGCTGC TTCCTATGCAAAAGCAGAGCAAAttgaaaaaataggaaaaataataaaatctgcAATTCATTGGTTGAAACAGTTAAGGAAAGAGCAACCAGGAGTG TTTTGTACTGCAGTATGCTTTCTTTCTTTGGGCCTATGGATTATTGGTCGTACTATAAATTGTATACTTCTTACATATACAATATGCATGAGCATTTTACTTGGACCTCCGTTGCTGTTGAAGTTACCTAGCAAAATGGTAGTACAAAAAG agTGGGATAGTGAAATAGAAGAATTTTTACCAGCAGTAACTGAAGACAATCTTCAAGTTCTTACAAGAGCTGGAGAATCAGGGGATCAATCTCCAACACCGACAAGTGTATTGTCTGATGCTCAAAATG AGTTTCTTATTGATGAAGATCTTCTAGGTCTTAAGATGCCATCACATGAAGATGGAAGTACTGATGGTGTAGAAGTTTCTGAATTAGACCTTAGTGCTGAAGAAACTGATGTGGATGGTATTAAATTTCAAAGTGGCCATTTTGAGAAAGGATCATCTTCTGAAGAAGAAGCAGAACTTGAACCAATATCAAGTAAACTAGTTATTCATAGTGATGAAAGTGgtagcgaatttgaaataattgaTGGTCAAGATATTGATGATTTAGACGTTGCATGA
- the LOC100647513 gene encoding tRNA methyltransferase 10 homolog A isoform X2, with protein MENEKDTNNIGNDTQYAKICEQKTCFNTDKKLSELHPNLSKHQLKKVKKREKWLTRKVERRLREREKTRQKRAFARANNIDLGPSRKALKKSTMADSSCKIGITVDLSFDDLMIDKDIAKLTKQILRCYTLNRRAIAPMQFSLTSFNGKSKADMQKHNGYEHWDVKFHAEPYLDVYPKEKIIYLTSESENIITQLECDYVYVIGGLVDHNSHKGLCHKLAIQAGITHGRLPLDKFLSMKARKVLTVDHESVKEKHGRKHFYKFCQKEKMHN; from the exons ATGGAGAATGAGAAGGATACAAATAACATTGGAAATGATACACAATATGCAAAAATTTGTGAACAGAAAACATGTTTCAATACAGATAAAAAGTTATCAGAATTACATCCAAATTTGAGTAAACATCAGCtgaagaaagtaaaaaaaagggaaaaatggtTGACACGAAAGGTTGAACGAAg atTACGTGAGCGAGAAAAAACAAGACAGAAACGAGCATTCGCTCGTGCAAATAATATAGATCTTGGACCATCCAGGAAAGCTTTAAAGAAAAGTACAATGGCAGATAGCAGTTGTAAAATTGGGATAACAGTCGATTTGTCTTTCGATGATTTAATGATTGATAAGGATATTGCAAAGTTAACTAAACAAATACTAAGGTGTTATACTTTGAATAGACGAGCTATTGCACCAATGCAATTTTCTCTTACTAGTTTTAATGGGAAGTCAAAAGCTGATATGCAAAAGCACAATGGATACGAACATTGGGAT gTAAAATTTCATGCAGAACCTTATTTGGATGTTTATCCAAaggaaaaaattatatatcttaCTAGTGAATCAGAAAATATTATTACTCAGTTAGAATGTGATTATGTGTACGTTATAGGTGGTCTTGTTGATCATAATAGTCATAAG GGTCTCTGTCATAAATTAGCTATACAAGCTGGTATAACACATGGCAGATTACCTCTAGATAAATTCTTAAGTATGAAAGCAAGGAAAGTTTTGACTGTTGATCATG AGTCAGTGAAGGAAAAACATGGCAGGAAGCATTTCTACAAGTTTTGCCAGAAAGAAAAAATGCACAATTAA